From Juglans regia cultivar Chandler chromosome 6, Walnut 2.0, whole genome shotgun sequence, the proteins below share one genomic window:
- the LOC108997937 gene encoding beta-glucosidase 44-like — MRAPLLLPVLSLLSAVLFVHAAEAAVFPDEPESVSLDTAGLSRDSFPKGFVFGTATSAYQVEGMASKDGRGPSIWDVFVKIPGIVAKNATGEVSVDQYHRYKEDVDIMAKLNFDAYRFSISWSRIFPTGRGKVNWKGVAYYNRLINYLLKRGITPYANLYHYDLPLELEKEYKGLLSDQVVKDFADYADFCFKTFGDRVKNWMTFNEPRVVAALGYDNGFFAPGRCSKAYGNCTAGNSATEPYIAAHHLILSHAAAVQRYRGKYQEKQKGRIGILLDFVWYEPLTRSKADNYAAQRARDFHVGWFLHPIVYGEYPRTIQEIVGDRLPKFTKEEVKMVKGSMDFVGINEYTAYYMYDPHQPKPKALGYQQDWNAGFAYAKNGVPIGPRAYSYWLYNVPWGLYKALIYIKEHYGNPTVILSENGMDDPGNVTLSKGLHDTTRINFYKGYLTQLKKAVDEGANVVGYFAWSLLDNFEWRLGYTSRFGIVYVDFTNLKRYPKMSAYWFKRLLQRNKH, encoded by the exons ATGAGAGCCCCATTATTATTGCCGGTTCTCAGCTTGCTGAGTGCCGTTCTGTTTGTGCATGCGGCGGAGGCTGCCGTATTCCCGGATGAGCCGGAGAGCGTGAGTCTGGACACGGCTGGGCTGAGTAGAGACAGTTTTCCGAAGGGGTTCGTGTTCGGGACGGCGACGTCGGCATATCAGGTGGAAGGGATGGCTAGTAAGGATGGCCGTGGGCCCAGCATTTGGGACGTCTTCGTTAAAATTCCTG GGATTGTTGCTAAGAATGCGACTGGAGAAGTGTCGGTGGACCAATATCACCGCTACAAA GAAGATGTGGATATCATGGCAAAGCTCAACTTTGATGCGTACCGGTTCTCAATTTCATGGTCCAGGATTTTCCCAA CTGGAAGGGGGAAAGTAAATTGGAAGGGCGTGGCATACTACAACAGATTGATCAACTACTTGCTCAAAAGAG GCATCACCCCCTATGCAAATCTATATCATTATGATCTTCCCCTCGAACTTGAGAAGGAGTACAAGGGCTTATTGAGTGACCAAGTGGT GAAAGACTTTGCAGATTATGCAGACTTTTGTTTCAAGACATTCGGAGACAGAGTGAAGAATTGGATGACATTTAATGAGCCTAGAGTAGTGGCTGCTCTTGGGTATGATAACGGGTTCTTTGCTCCTGGAAGGTGCTCTAAGGCATATGGAAATTGTACTGCTGGAAATTCTGCAACTGAGCCCTATATTGCTGCCcatcatttaattttatctcatgcAGCTGCAGTGCAGAGATACCGTGGAAAGTACCAA GAAAAACAGAAAGGAAGGATTGGAATTCTGTTGGATTTCGTTTGGTATGAACCTCTTACCAGATCAAAGGCTGACAATTATGCAGCTCAACGAGCAAGAGATTTCCACGTTGGATG GTTTCTTCACCCCATTGTATATGGTGAGTATCCAAGAACGATTCAAGAAATTGTTGGGGATAGGCTACCCAAGTTCACAAAAGAAGAGGTCAAGATGGTGAAGGGTTCAATGGATTTTGTGGGGATCAATGAATACACTGCTTACTATATGTATGATCCGCATCAACCAAAACCAAAAGCTTTGGGCTACCAGCAGGACTGGAATGCTGGTTTTGCTT ATGCCAAGAATGGAGTGCCTATTGGTCCACGA GCATATTCTTATTGGCTCTACAATGTACCATGGGGTTTGTACAAAGCTTTAATTTACATTAAAGAGCATTATGGAAACCCTACTGTGATTTTATCTGAAAATG GAATGGATGACCCGGGTAATGTCACACTTTCAAAGGGATTGCACGACACCACAAGAATCAACTTCTACAAAGGCTATTTGACTCAGTTGAAGAAGGCAGTTGATGAAGGAGCAAATGTTGTTGGCTATTTTGCATGGTCGTTGCTCGACAACTTCGAATGGAGATTAGGCTACACTTCGAGGTTCGGAATTGTCTATGTTGATTTCACCAACCTCAAGAGGTACCCAAAGATGTCTGCCTATTGGTTCAAGCGCCTACTTCAGAGAAACAAGCATTAA